From a region of the Gossypium raimondii isolate GPD5lz chromosome 10, ASM2569854v1, whole genome shotgun sequence genome:
- the LOC105777933 gene encoding protein trichome birefringence-like 4 has translation MADPNYPSPTLTGTLNSNKFSVVTTKNRVAFAFTFTSVFVIGFTTLVFLNPSSYSSPRLQSLLRSSFYRSQFSSHFSHFLPNSSQSNHYPLPFSPFQEHPSQISRESERFHGKNDSSLSSEGTNGTLSEIPAESGKELAEKVLNANGNIIHGSPSRPLDFKESGKELVDGSIDELLEKQRKGDFVEIINQCRIFDGKWVRDDFYPLYAPGTCPYIGESFNCFVNGRPDRGYEKYRWQPNECILPRLNGKHMLELLRGKRLVFVGDSLGRNMWESLVCILRNSVEEKSSVFEVSGKQELGKGGSHSIIFKGYNCSIEYFRSAFLVQEWEMVWRNGSKKETLRLDMIDKSADKYKDADVLIFNTGHWWTHDKTSKGNSYYQEGNTIYNRLHVKVAFRKALTTWAKWIDTNIDSTKTLVFFRGFSASHFRGGRWNSGGQCHGETEPITNEKYLKKYPSKMRIFESVINGMTNPVLYLNVSRMTGFRKDAHPSVYRKQNLTEEEKTSPTRIQDCSHWCLPGVPDTWNELVYTQLLIKHESYQQQLLKPKQQQRNHR, from the exons ATGGCTGACCCAAATTACCCATCACCGACACTGACAGGAACACTAAATTCGAACAAATTCTCTGTCGTGACAACAAAAAACAGGGTGGCTTTTGCTTTTACTTTCACTTCCGTTTTTGTCATTGGTTTCACAACTTTAGTATTTCTAAATCCATCTTCTTACTCTTCTCCTCGCCTTCAAAGCCTGCTTCGAAGTTCCTTTTACAGATCCCAGTTTTCCTCCCATTTCTCTCACTTTCTCCCCAATTCTTCCCAATCCAATCACTACCCACTCCCCTTTTCTCCATTCCAGGAACACCCTTCTCAGATTTCTCGGGAATCTGAAAGATTTCATGGGAAAAATGATTCTTCTTTGTCAAGTGAAGGTACTAATGGAACCCTTTCTGAGATTCCTGCAGAAAGTGGGAAAGAATTAGCTGAAAAGGTTTTAAATGCTAATGGAAATATCATTCATGGAAGCCCTTCTCGGCCTTTGGATTTTAAAGAAAGTGGGAAAGAGTTGGTGGATGGAAGCATTGATGAATTACTTGAGAAGCAAAGGAAGGGTGATTTTGTGGAAATAATAAATCAATGTAGAATATTTGATGGGAAATGGGTGAGAGATGATTTTTACCCTCTTTATGCACCAGGGACTTGTCCATATATTGGTGAGTCTTTCAATTGCTTTGTTAATGGTAGGCCTGATAGGGGGTATGAGAAATACAGATGGCAACCCAATGAATGCATCTTACCAAG GTTGAATGGCAAGCATATGCTGGAATTATTGAGAGGGAAGCGATTAGTTTTTGTTGGCGATTCACTTGGTCGGAATATGTGGGAATCTCTGGTTTGTATCCTTAGAAACTCCGTTGAGGAGAAAAGCAGTGTTTTCGAGGTCTCCGGCAAGCAGGAATTAGGAAAAGGGGGTTCTCACTCCATTATATTCAAA GGTTATAATTGCTCAATTGAGTACTTCCGTTCAGCATTTTTAGTTCAAGAATGGGAAATGGTCTGGAGAAATGGATCAAAGAAGGAAACACTTAGACttgatatgattgataaatCAGCTGATAAGTACAAAGATGCCGATGTTCTCATTTTCAATACCGGACATTGGTGGACTCATGATAAAACTTCGAAAGG GAACAGTTACTATCAAGAGGGGAACACTATCTATAACCGATTACATGTTAAAGTAGCCTTTCGAAAAGCTTTGACCACGTGGGCAAAATGGATAGATACTAATATAGATTCTACGAAGACCCTTGTTTTCTTCAGGGGGTTTTCTGCATCACATTTCAG GGGTGGAAGGTGGAACTCTGGAGGGCAATGCCACGGTGAAACCGAACCTATTACAAATGAGAAGTACTTGAAGAAATATCCATCAAAAATGCGAATTTTCGAGTCAGTGATAAATGGCATGACTAATCCGGTCTTGTATCTTAATGTTTCAAGGATGACTGGTTTCCGGAAGGATGCTCATCCATCGGTTTACAGGAAGCAGAACTTAACTGAGGAAGAGAAAACTTCACCTACTAGAATCCAGGATTGCAGCCACTGGTGCCTCCCCGGTGTTCCTGATACTTGGAACGAGCTAGTATACACTCAACTCCTTATCAAACATGAAAGTTATCAGCAACAACTTCTGAAACCAAAACAACAACAGAGAAATCATAGGTAA
- the LOC105777773 gene encoding U-box domain-containing protein 44, whose product MKKTDSRAFPELISELVASVEEVSSIAKDSEKGLFIEFSCLLNKLGLILSDIKDNKDVMDTRTIRKAIESIEKELQRVKTLIKSPDSKQPNTWIENVTQDLGRSLGLVLFASIDLHLEMKEKISALHKEFMNVRFNGSLAPSSSPSLGPSPSSSRPPSPSHGYEFVTANASETEIEEERTEIIEERSNLTIDDVILQLKYGDDEEFNFALLWFNESIRQGLITNEWINEGGIVLILVNRLSSCKPNNRLIILRILQKLASENSENKEKMADAASLSALVKSLTRDTEERREAVGLLLDLSDLQAVWRRLGRIQGCIVMLVTMLNGDDPIASSNAGKLLNALSSNTQNALHMAEAGYFKPLVHYLKEGSDMSKILMATALSRMELTDQSRASLGEDEAVEPLVKMFNAGKLEAKLSALNALQNLSNLSENVQRLINSGIVVSLLQLLFSVTSVLMTLREPASAILARIAKSESILVNQDVAQQMLSLLNLSSPKIQCHLLQALNSIAGHPNASKVRSKMKENGVIHLLLPFLTESNMKIRTGALDLLYTLSQHLPEELTEQLRESHLNTIVNIISSSPLETDKAAAVGILSNIPISNKKATEVLKKSNLLPILISMMNSSPSMISNSLAEGVAGVLIRFTVPSDKKLQLLAAQNEAIPLLVKLLSCGSLVAKCRAAAALAQLSQNSVSLRKSKKKSWFCVPPSAAAFCNVHDGYCIVNNTFCLVKAGAIPPLIQILEGKEREADEAVLNAMATLLQDEIWENGSDYIAKNAGVEAIIKIMETASVKAQEKALWILERVFGVEELRVKYGESAQVVLIDLAQKGDPRLKSTTAKLLAQLELLQFQSSYF is encoded by the exons atgaaaaaaactgaTTCCAGAGCCTTCCCTGAACTTATATCCGAGCTAGTAGCCTCAGTAGAAGAGGTGTCCTCAATTGCTAAAGACTCAGAGAAGGGATTATTCATTGAATTCTCATGTCTTCTCAATAAACTTGGTTTAATTTTGAGTGATATCAAGGATAACAAAGATGTTATGGACACGAGAACGATCCGAAAAGCGATTGAATCGATCGAGAAAGAGCTTCAGCGTGTGAAGACTTTGATCAAAAGCCCTGATTCAAAGCAACCGAATACATGGATTGAAAATGTGACACAAGATCTTGGGAGATCCTTAGGCCTCGTGTTGTTTGCTAGCATTGATCTTCATctggaaatgaaagaaaagatcaGTGCATTGCATAAGGAATTCATGAATGTCAGGTTCAATGGAAGCTTAGCTCCGAGTTCTAGTCCAAGTCTGGGACCGAGTCCGAGCTCGAGTCGGCCTCCTAGTCCAAGCCATGGATATGAGTTTGTCACTGCCAATGCATCAGAGACAGAAATTGAGGAAGAAAGAACTGAAATCATAGAGGAAAGATCAAATCTTACTATCGACGATGTCATCTTGCAACTCAAGTATGGCGATGATGAAGAGTTCAATTTCGCGCTTTTGTGGTTTAACGAGTCGATTAGGCAAGGATTGATTACGAATGAATGGATAAATGAAGGAGGCATTGTTCTCATTCTAGTGAATAGGTTGAGTTCATGTAAGCCGAACAACCGGTTGATCATTCTTCGGATATTGCAAAAACTTGCTTCCGAAAATTCCGAAAACAAG GAGAAGATGGCAGATGCAGCATCGTTATCGGCATTGGTGAAATCGTTGACACGAGATACGGAAGAGAGGAGGGAAGCTGTAGGGCTGTTGCTTGATCTATCAGACCTTCAAGCAGTTTGGAGACGGCTTGGTCGAATTCAGGGATGCATTGTTATGTTAGTTACAATGCTTAATGGCGACGATCCAATTGCTTCAAGCAATGCAGGGAAGTTGTTAAATGCGTTGTCGAGCAATACGCAGAATGCGCTTCATATGGCCGAAGCCGGTTATTTCAAACCGTTAGTGCACTACTTGAAGGAAG GCTCCGACATGAGTAAGATCCTCATGGCAACTGCGTTATCGAGAATGGAGCTAACAGATCAAAGTAGAGCTTCCCTTGGAGAAGATGAAGCGGTCGAGCCTCTCGTAAAGATGTTCAATGCCGGAAAGCTTGAAGCGAAGTTATCTGCACTGAATGCATTGCAAAATTTGTCGAATTTGTCAGAAAATGTACAACGGTTGATCAATTCCGGTATAGTGGTATCTCTGCTTCAGCTCCTTTTCTCTGTAACATCCGTGCTCATGACTCTCCGGGAGCCAGCTTCAGCAATTCTTGCACGAATCGCAAAGTCAGAATCAATTCTTGTTAATCAAGATGTAGCACAGCAAATGCTCTCCCTTTTAAACCTCTCAAGTCCTAAAATTCAATGTCACCTTCTGCAAGCACTGAATAGCATTGCAGGCCATCCTAATGCATCGAAAGTTAGAAGTAAAATGAAGGAAAACGGTGTGATTCATCTTCTTCTACCATTTCTAACAGAAAGCAACATGAAAATCAGGACCGGCGCATTGGATTTGCTTTACACTCTCTCGCAACATTTACCGGAAGAATTGACCGAACAGCTCAGAGAAAGCCATTTGAACACCATTGTTAACATTATCTCATCATCACCATTGGAGACTGATAAGGCTGCTGCAGTTGGCATACTGAGCAACATACCAATCAGCAATAAGAAAGCGACTGAAGTTCTTAAGAAATCAAATCTGCTACCAATTTTGATATCCATGATGAATTCAAGCCCTTCAATGATATCGAATTCATTAGCAGAAGGTGTTGCGGGCGTACTTATTCGATTCACAGTTCCTTCAGATAAAAAACTACAGCTTCTCGCAGCACAAAACGAGGCGATCCCATTGCTCGTCAAGCTGCTATCTTGCGGATCATTAGTAGCAAAATGCCGAGCCGCGGCCGCACTCGCGCAGCTATCACAGAACTCGGTATCACTTCggaaatcgaaaaagaaaagttggttCTGTGTCCCTCCATCGGCAGCAGCGTTCTGCAACGTCCACGACGGGTACTGCATTGTTAACAACACGTTTTGTTTGGTGAAAGCGGGTGCAATCCCGCCATTGATACAAATCCTGGAAGGCAAGGAAAGGGAAGCTGATGAAGCCGTTCTGAATGCAATGGCAACGCTATTGCAAGACGAAATCTGGGAAAACGGAAGCGATTACATTGCTAAAAACGCAGGCGTGGAAGCGATTATCAAAATCATGGAAACCGCAAGTGTGAAGGCTCAGGAAAAAGCGCTTTGGATATTGGAAAGGGTATTCGGAGTAGAGGAACTTAGAGTGAAGTATGGGGAATCAGCGCAAGTGGTGCTAATTGATTTAGCTCAAAAGGGTGATCCCAGGCTAAAATCAACGACTGCAAAATTGTTGGCCCAGCTTGAACTCTTACAATTTCAGTCTAGTTACTTTTGA